Proteins encoded by one window of Sus scrofa isolate TJ Tabasco breed Duroc chromosome 12, Sscrofa11.1, whole genome shotgun sequence:
- the SEC14L1 gene encoding LOW QUALITY PROTEIN: SEC14-like protein 1 (The sequence of the model RefSeq protein was modified relative to this genomic sequence to represent the inferred CDS: inserted 3 bases in 3 codons) — protein sequence MVQKYQSPVRVYKHPFELIMAAYERRFPTCPLIPMFVDSDTVNEFRSEDGAIHVIERRCKLDIDAPRLLKKIAGVDYVYFVQKNSLNSRERTLHIEAHNETFSNRVIINEHCCYSVHPENEDWTCFEQSASLDIKSFFGFESTVEKIAMKQYTSNIKKGKEIIEYYLRQLEEEGITFVPRWTPPALAPSSDAAASSCKKQAASSAGVDAEPALKDGLSGEPLSNPSGAPEPVAGPPDDKLDADYIKRYLGDLTPLQESCLIRLRQWLQXTHKGKIPKDEHILRFLRARDFNIDKAREVLCQSLTWRKQHQVDYILDSWHAPQVLQDYYAGGWHHHDKDGRPLYVLRLGQMDTKGLVRALGEEALLRYVLSVNEEGLRRCEDNTKVFGRPISSWTCLVDLEGLNMRHLWRPGVKALLRIIEVVEANYPETLGRLLILRAPRVFPVLWTLVSPFIDDNTRRKFLIYAGNDYQGPGGLLDYIDKEIIPDFLSGECMCEVPEGGLVPKSLYRTAEELENEDLKLWTETIYQSASVFKGAPHEILIQIVDASSVITWDFDVCKGDIVFNIYHSKRAPQPPXKDVLGAHSVTSPGGNNVQLIDRAWQLGRDYSMVESSLTCREGESVQGSHVTRWPGFYILQWKFHSMPACAATSLPRVDDVLASLQVSSHKCKVMYYTEVIAXEDFRGSMTSLESSHSGFSQLSAATTSSSQSHSSSMISRWRFC from the exons GCCTATGAGAGGAGGTTCCCCACGTGTCCCTTGATCCCCATGTTTGTGGACAGCGACACTGTGAATGAATTCAGGAGCGAAGACGGGGCCATTCACGTCATAGAAAGGCGCTGCAAGCTGGATATAGATGCGCCCAGACTCCTGAAGAAG aTCGCAGGAGTTGATTATGTTTATTTTGTCCAGAAAAACTCACTGAATTCTCGGGAACGCACTTTGCACATTGAGGCCCATAATGAGACGTTTTCCAACCGGGTCATCATCAACGAGCACTGCTGCTACAGC GTCCACCCCGAAAATGAAGACTGGACCTGTTTTGAACAGTCTGCAAGTTTAGATATTAAatctttctttggttttgaaagtacagtggaaaaaattgcAATGAAACAATATACCAGCAACATTAAAAAA GGGAAGGAGATCATCGAGTACTACCTGcggcagctggaggaggagggcatCACCTTCGTGCCACGCTGGACTCCGCCGGCCCTGGCGCCCTCCTCGGACGCCGCCGCCTCGTCCTGCAAGAAGCAGGCGGCCTCGTCGGCTGGTGTGGACGCAGAGCCCGCGCTCAAGGACGGGCTGAGCGGCGAGCCCCTCAGCAACCCCAGCGGGGCCCCCGAGCCCGTGGCGGGGCCCCCCGACG ACAAACTGGACGCTGACTACATCAAGAGGTACCTGGGTGACCTGACGCCGCTCCAGGAGAGCTGCCTGATCCGGCTTCGCCAGTGGCTCC GAACCCACAAGGGCAAG ATCCCCAAAGACGAGCACATTCTTCGGTTCCTCCGCGCCCGCGACTTCAACATCGATAAAGCCAGAGAGGTCCTGTGCCAGTCGCTGACCTGGCGCAAGCAGCACCAGGTGGATTACATCCTCGACTCCTGGCACGCGCCCCAGGTGCTGCAGGACTACTACGCGGGAGGCTGGCACCACCACGACAAAG ACGGGCGGCCGCTCTACGTGCTCAGGCTGGGCCAGATGGACACCAAGGGCTTGGTGCGTGCGCTCGGGGAGGAGGCCCTGCTGCGATAC GTTCTGTCCGTGAACGAAGAGGGGCTCAGGCGATGCGAGGACAACACCAAGGTCTTCGGCCGGCCGATCAG CTCCTGGACCTGCCTGGTGGACCTGGAGGGGCTGAACATGCGGCACCTGTGGCGGCCGGGCGTGAAGGCGCTGCTGCGCATCATCGAGGTGGTGGAGGCCAACTACCCCGAGACGCTGGGCCGCCTGCTGATCCTGCGCGCCCCCAGGGTGTTCCCCGTGCTCTGGACGCTG GTTAGCCCATTCATCGATGACAACACCCGGAGGAAATTCCTCATTTATGCGGGAAATGACTACCAGGGGCCCGGAGGCCTGCTGGATTACATCGACAAGGAGATCATCCCCGACTTCCTGAGCGGGGAGTGCATG TGTGAAGTGCCCGAGGGGGGCCTGGTGCCCAAGTCTCTGTACAGGACGGCGGAGGAGCTGGAGAACGAAGACCTCAAGCTCTGGACCGAGACCATCTACCAGTCGGCCAGCGTTTTCAAAGGGGCCCCGCACGAG ATTCTCATTCAGATTGTGGACGCCTCTTCTGTGATCACCTGGGATTTTGACGTGTGCAAAGGGGACATTGTCTTCAACATCTATCACTCCAAGAGGGCGCCACAGCCGC AGAAGGACGTGCTGGGCGCGCACAGCGTGACCTCCCCGGGCGGGAACAACGTGCAGCTCATCGACCGCGCGTGGCAGCTGGGCCGGGACTACAGCATGGTGGAGTCGTCGCTGACCTGCCGGGAAGGGGAGAGCGTGCAG GGCTCCCATGTGACGCGGTGGCCGGGCTTCTACATCCTGCAGTGGAAGTTCCACAGCATGCCCGCATGTGCCGCCACCAGCCTGCCCCGCGTGGACGACGTGCTGGCCTCCCTGCAGGTCTCCTCTCACAAGTGCAAGGTCATGTACTACACCGAGGTGATCG TCGAGGACTTCAG AGGCTCCATGACCAGCCTGGAGTCCAGCCACAGCGGGTTCTCCCAGCTCAGTGCTGCCACCACCTCGTCCAGCCAGTCCCACTCCAGCTCCATGATCTCCAG atGGCGATTTTGCTGA